One genomic window of Manihot esculenta cultivar AM560-2 chromosome 16, M.esculenta_v8, whole genome shotgun sequence includes the following:
- the LOC110603008 gene encoding uncharacterized protein LOC110603008 isoform X3, whose amino-acid sequence MVLQCWSCASYPKSTALFSQKRLVALSDSKAHHQAYTYNTNYKCSLPLLGLPNKSYKTSTTSKFTCLFKLGLEDIAGIAHNKVLIAAGVSAAVGQFSKPFTSLLLYGKDFDVKAAFQAGGFPSTHSSAVVATATCLALERGFSDSIFGLSVVYAGLIMYDSQNSSRHLTTQLKSGNYDSSISL is encoded by the exons ATGGTGCTGCAATGTTGGAGTTGCGCTTCTTATCCAAAATCGACTGCTCTGTTCTCTCAAAAACGTTTGGTAGCTCTTTCTGACTCCAAAGCCCATCACCAAGCTTACACTTACAACACCAACTATAAGTGTAGTCTTCCTCTTCTTGGACTGCCCAACAAGTCATACAAGACAAGCACTACTAGTAAATTCACCTGCCTCTTCAAACTGGGTCTTGAAGATATTGCTGGAATCGCTCATAACAAG GTGTTGATTGCAGCTGGTGTGTCAGCAGCAGTTGGTCAGTTCTCCAAGCCATTCACTTCTTTACTTCTATATGGCAAAGATTTTGATGTCAAAGCGGCATTTCAGGCTGGTGGATTCCCTTCCACCCATTCTTCT GCTGTTGTGGCTACTGCTACGTGTCTAGCCCTTGAGAG GGGCTTCTCGGATTCAATTTTTGGCCTCTCAGTGGTTTATGCTGGCCTTATCATGTATGATTCTCAG AATAGCTCTAGACATCTGACAACACAGCTGAAATCAGGAAACTATGACTCATCAATTTCTCTCTAA
- the LOC110603008 gene encoding uncharacterized protein LOC110603008 isoform X4, which yields MVLQCWSCASYPKSTALFSQKRLVALSDSKAHHQAYTYNTNYKCSLPLLGLPNKSYKTSTTSKFTCLFKLGLEDIAGIAHNKVLIAAGVSAAVGQFSKPFTSLLLYGKDFDVKAAFQAGGFPSTHSSAVVATATCLALERGFSDSIFGLSVVYAGLIMYDSQRHMSQGCMRIALDI from the exons ATGGTGCTGCAATGTTGGAGTTGCGCTTCTTATCCAAAATCGACTGCTCTGTTCTCTCAAAAACGTTTGGTAGCTCTTTCTGACTCCAAAGCCCATCACCAAGCTTACACTTACAACACCAACTATAAGTGTAGTCTTCCTCTTCTTGGACTGCCCAACAAGTCATACAAGACAAGCACTACTAGTAAATTCACCTGCCTCTTCAAACTGGGTCTTGAAGATATTGCTGGAATCGCTCATAACAAG GTGTTGATTGCAGCTGGTGTGTCAGCAGCAGTTGGTCAGTTCTCCAAGCCATTCACTTCTTTACTTCTATATGGCAAAGATTTTGATGTCAAAGCGGCATTTCAGGCTGGTGGATTCCCTTCCACCCATTCTTCT GCTGTTGTGGCTACTGCTACGTGTCTAGCCCTTGAGAG GGGCTTCTCGGATTCAATTTTTGGCCTCTCAGTGGTTTATGCTGGCCTTATCATGTATGATTCTCAG CGGCATATGTCTCAAGGTTGTATGAG AATAGCTCTAGACATCTGA
- the LOC110603008 gene encoding uncharacterized protein LOC110603008 isoform X2 has translation MVLQCWSCASYPKSTALFSQKRLVALSDSKAHHQAYTYNTNYKCSLPLLGLPNKSYKTSTTSKFTCLFKLGLEDIAGIAHNKVLIAAGVSAAVGQFSKPFTSLLLYGKDFDVKAAFQAGGFPSTHSSAVVATATCLALERGFSDSIFGLSVVYAGLIMYDSQRHMSQGCMRYASKKPILAFHILLDLAS, from the exons ATGGTGCTGCAATGTTGGAGTTGCGCTTCTTATCCAAAATCGACTGCTCTGTTCTCTCAAAAACGTTTGGTAGCTCTTTCTGACTCCAAAGCCCATCACCAAGCTTACACTTACAACACCAACTATAAGTGTAGTCTTCCTCTTCTTGGACTGCCCAACAAGTCATACAAGACAAGCACTACTAGTAAATTCACCTGCCTCTTCAAACTGGGTCTTGAAGATATTGCTGGAATCGCTCATAACAAG GTGTTGATTGCAGCTGGTGTGTCAGCAGCAGTTGGTCAGTTCTCCAAGCCATTCACTTCTTTACTTCTATATGGCAAAGATTTTGATGTCAAAGCGGCATTTCAGGCTGGTGGATTCCCTTCCACCCATTCTTCT GCTGTTGTGGCTACTGCTACGTGTCTAGCCCTTGAGAG GGGCTTCTCGGATTCAATTTTTGGCCTCTCAGTGGTTTATGCTGGCCTTATCATGTATGATTCTCAG CGGCATATGTCTCAAGGTTGTATGAGGTATGCATCAAAGAAACCTATTCTGGCATTCCACATATTGCTTGATTTAGCTTCTTAA